CTCCCAAAAAGTCTGCTTTAGCTCGTGATAAGTGTTGATAATGATGCAGATATAGATGCAATAAATGGCGCAGTGGCGCATAAATTTCTTTAACATCCTGCAAAGATACTTGATCATCAACTGATTTAATTTTTTCTAGGTCATGATCATCAATTTCATTAAAGTAATCGCCATGAAATTGAGACCATTCTTGGCGTGTATATTCATTATAATTCATAAAATCTTGCATAATTATTCCTCACAAATGATATGATAATATAGTTAAAAAGGAGTCAATCTATGAAAAAAATAGTTCTTTTTGGAGATGCCATTTTAGGTGGCGTACATCATGAACGTGTAACTGATTGTTTTACGAATCGGATTCAAAATGCATTTGCGGATGCTCAAATCATCAATTGTTCGATTCCCGGACATAAGACTAGCGATGCGTTAACTCATTTTCAACGCGATGTTGTGAATTTACAACCAGATATTGTGGTCTTATTCTTTGGTGCCAATGACATTTTAACTACTAATGAAATGAAACCAGGCTATTTCACAAACAACTTGTCTCATATGATTACAGAAATTGGACCGCAAAAAGTGGTCTTAGTGTCACCACCTTATGTTGATTATCATAAACATCCCGAACGCAGTTGGCCTCGACAATTACAATTTGCCTTGGCTGCGGAGCAAATGGCTAAGAGCTATCATCTGCCCTTTGTTAATTTACTTGATGCGATGCAAGCACAAAAGCAACCTGAACAATATCTACAAGCTGATGGCTTACATTTTAATGAGAGTGGTTATGATTTATTGGAGCGCTTACTTGTACCCGCTATCAAACAAGCTTTATAATATTATGTTTTCACTAGAAGTACAAGTAAGCACTCTCATTTTAATTGCTTTTCTTTGTATTTATCACTTGAATAACTCTTTAATATGTAAAAAGGATTGAGAAGAAGTTACTCAATCCTGATTAATTAATACTTAATGTTTAACTAAATAATCAATTGGCTTTGCTTTTTGAAGCTTTCAAACTAGCAGGTTGAAAGACGAAATAATAAACAATCAAAAGCACTTCAAATATCACACCCACAATGATTGAAGCTCGTGTTTCTGGATTAATAAACATGAAGAACAAAATTATTGTTAAACCAATTAAAGCTATCCAATTAGTCCAAGGTGCGCCGGGCATTTTAAAGGGATGATTCACTAATTCATCTGCATGTAATTTTCGAAAGCGTAAATGGCTAATTAAAATCACAAACCAAGGCACCATTCCAGGTAAGACACTTGAGCTATATACCAATACAAAAATATTAGCTGCTGAATGGGTAAACAAAGGCAAAACATAATTTAAAATTGTACCTAATAAGATTCCGCCTGAAATGGCAATTACTGGCCAGTAAGGAACTTTACGTTTGGATACTTTCGTGAAAATTTTTGGTATATCGCCATTTTGAGCTAGTGTGTATAACATTCGGCTAGCACTAAAAATTCCGGAATTGCAACCAGATAAAGCCGCTGTTAAAACTACAAAATTAATAATCTCAGCTGCAAAAGTAATTCCAACTTTCGCAAATGTTTTAACAAAAGGTGAACCAATGCTGCCTAATTGATTCCAAGGATAAATAGCAACAATGACAAAGATAGCACCGATATAAAAAATTAAAATACGAAAAACTAACGATTTAATTGACTTCACAATGCTCTCTTGCGCATTATCTGCTTCACCTGCTGTAATACCAACAACTTCAATTCCTTGATAAGAAGCTGCGACAATTGACAAAGAAAACATAAATCCCTTAAATCCACCAGTGAAAAAGCCACCATGTGTCCACAAATTACTAATACCTACGGGATGACCATGGTTACCAACTCCAAAAACAATTACTAATAAACCCAAGATTATCATCAAAATAATAGTAACTACTTTAATAATGGCAAACCATGATTCTAAATCACCGTAAGCCTTAACAGAAGCCAAGTTAGCCAAACATAAAGTAATTACTACCACTACACCCGCAATCCATGCTGGAAAATGGGGCCACCAAAATTGTAAATATTGTCCTACTGCTATTACTTCACTAATTCCTACAAGCGCCCATTGAAGAACGTTGCTCCAAGCCGTAACAAAACCAGCAGCTGGATGTACATATTCAGAAGCAAAATCTGCGAAAGAACCAGTAATGGGATGTATATAAAGCATCTCACCTAAAGCCCGCATCACTAAATATAAGATTCCTCCAGCTAGCGCATACGCCAGCAAAACTGATGGGCCGGTCCACTTGATAGTCGACGCAGAACCCATGAATAAGCCGACACCAATCGTCCCACCCAAGGCAATCATTTGCATTTGGTGAGAAGACAAGGATTTATTTAATTCTTGTTTTTCCATAAACTTGTCCTCCTCAGAATAAGATATTCCAGATTTTACATGATTTAAAGACATAAAGCAAAGTTTTTTAATGTAAATTAGAAAAATCTTATATATAACGTGATGTTTAGTTCTCTATAATTAGTAATGAATGTTTAACTTATGCAACTGCTATAGGTACAGACGAGCATTTATTTAAATAATATAAGAAACACTAAACATTTATATAATAAATTATCAAAATTTATAAACTTTTTAACAACAAAAAAGCAGGAACAATTATTCCTGCCTTAAATCTATTATAATTCTTGTCCTGTAGGGCGAATCAAAATTTCACTCACAGTAACATGTTTAGGTGTACCTAAAGCATAAACTACAGCTTGGGCTACGTCTTCAGGATTGAGCGAATTATTCGGTTCATTCCACAATTCAACTAAATCTTGAGCAGCTTGTGGGTCTGAAATAGATTTATATAGCTCAGTATTTACTCCTCCTGGCGAAACAATAGTGGAACGAATGCCATTATCT
The nucleotide sequence above comes from Bombilactobacillus bombi. Encoded proteins:
- a CDS encoding amino acid permease, yielding MEKQELNKSLSSHQMQMIALGGTIGVGLFMGSASTIKWTGPSVLLAYALAGGILYLVMRALGEMLYIHPITGSFADFASEYVHPAAGFVTAWSNVLQWALVGISEVIAVGQYLQFWWPHFPAWIAGVVVVITLCLANLASVKAYGDLESWFAIIKVVTIILMIILGLLVIVFGVGNHGHPVGISNLWTHGGFFTGGFKGFMFSLSIVAASYQGIEVVGITAGEADNAQESIVKSIKSLVFRILIFYIGAIFVIVAIYPWNQLGSIGSPFVKTFAKVGITFAAEIINFVVLTAALSGCNSGIFSASRMLYTLAQNGDIPKIFTKVSKRKVPYWPVIAISGGILLGTILNYVLPLFTHSAANIFVLVYSSSVLPGMVPWFVILISHLRFRKLHADELVNHPFKMPGAPWTNWIALIGLTIILFFMFINPETRASIIVGVIFEVLLIVYYFVFQPASLKASKSKAN
- a CDS encoding SGNH/GDSL hydrolase family protein — its product is MKKIVLFGDAILGGVHHERVTDCFTNRIQNAFADAQIINCSIPGHKTSDALTHFQRDVVNLQPDIVVLFFGANDILTTNEMKPGYFTNNLSHMITEIGPQKVVLVSPPYVDYHKHPERSWPRQLQFALAAEQMAKSYHLPFVNLLDAMQAQKQPEQYLQADGLHFNESGYDLLERLLVPAIKQAL